A region from the Panicum hallii strain FIL2 chromosome 1, PHallii_v3.1, whole genome shotgun sequence genome encodes:
- the LOC112895160 gene encoding uncharacterized protein LOC112895160, whose translation MVQLPGSGKRRAEPTPAPAVKLEAEAEAEAAEGFGGGDGPGPPHKRVKAIPPPPPVQDMSCDVLDEPSPLGLRLRKSPSLLDLIQMKLSQAKSAGEQFGVHNSTSDTPKKKDVKPGASTAGERMKASNFHANVLKIGNWEYISRYEGDLVAKCYFAKHKLVWEVLHDGLKSKIEIQWSDITALKATCPENEQGTLDLVLARPPLFFKETDPQPRKHTLWQAASDFTDGQASLNRRHTLQCHSSLLSKNFEKLIQCDQRLYELSQQPDAISGTPDFEPKRSIFENPNDSKDCLGFNGLKYEQEASFPKFNDPASPCAFSSLSKNVGQPISIGSGGTDFQGRDFPQEPKNCNRWNQLKVPGLRASISVEDLVNHLGNCIGEQRSAGDPPLANNEGQSTEVLEGLVQYLFSDTQGLPATDDKYLMARVDSLYSLLEKDTVSSTIPKPDCSDGGKIGVIQVDSDGSNEELNLSPARNTAGCTEMPVISRQDSFGELLLNLPRIASIPQFLFNIPEDSD comes from the exons ATGGTGCAGCTTCCGGGctcggggaagcggcgcgccGAGCCGACCCCGGCGCCTGCCGTCaagctggaggcggaggcggaggcggaggcggcggagggttTCGGCGGCGGAGATGGCCCAGGCCCACCGCACAAGCGCGTCAAAGcaattccaccgccgccgccggttcAG GACATGTCCTGTGATGTGCTTGATGAACCTAGCCCATTGGGTCTGCGACTACGAAAAAGTCCATCTCTGCTGGATCTGATTCAGATGAAGCTTTCTCAGGCGAAATCTGCTGGTGAACAGTTTGGTGTGCACAACAGTACTTCTGATACACCCAAGAAGAAAGATGTGAAACCTGGAGCTTCCACAGCTGGTGAACGAATGAAAGCTTCAAACTTTCATGCAAATGTTTTGAAAATTGGTAATTGGGAG TACATTTCACGCTATGAAGGTGATTTGGTGGCAAAGTGCTACTTTGCAAAGCATAAGCTTGTCTGGGAGGTCTTGCATGATGGTCTCAAGAGTAAAATAGAAATTCAGTGGTCAGATATTACTGCTTTGAAGGCAACCTGCCCAGAGAATGAACAAGGGACCTTAGATCTGGTG TTGGCTCGACCACCCCTTTTCTTCAAAGAGACTGATCCTCAGCCAAGAAAACATACACTGTGGCAGGCTGCATCAGATTTCACTGATGGACAGGCAAGCTTAAACAG GAGGCATACCTTGCAGTGCCACTCAAGTTTGTTAAGCAAGAATTTTGAAAAGCTCATTCAGTGTGATCAGCGGCTATATGAATTGAGCCAACAGCCAGATGCCATATCTGGAACTCCAGATTTTGAACCTAAGCGCTCTATTTTTGAAAATCCAAATGACTCAAAGGACTGCCTTGGTTTTAATGGATTGAAGTATGAACAAGAAGCATCTTTTCCCAAGTTCAATGATCCTGCCTCTCCTTGTGCTTTTTCCTCACTGTCCAAGAATGTTGGACAGCCAATAAGCATAG GATCTGGTGGTACAGATTTCCAGGGCCGTGATTTTCCTCAAGAACCAAAGAATTGCAATCGGTGGAATCAGCTGAAAGTGCCTGGACTGAGAGCATCCATATCTGTGGAAGATTTGGTTAACCATCTAGGTAACTGCATAGGTGAGCAAAGGAGTGCTGGTGATCCTCCTTTGGCCAATAATGAGGGACAATCCACAGAAGTGCTGGAAGGCCTTGTTCAGTACCTTTTCAGCGACACACAGGGTCTGCCAGCAACGGATGATAAATATTTGATGGCAAGGGTGGACTCCCTGTATTCTTTGCTTGAGAAAGACACAGTATCATCCACCATTCCCAAGCCTGACTGCAGTGATGGTGGCAAGATTGGCGTAATCCAAGTGGATTCTGATGGCTCTAATGAGGAGCTCAACTTATCGCCTGCTAGGAATACTGCAGGGTGCACAGAAATGCCTGTCATCTCCAGACAGGATTCATTTGGGGAGCTGCTGCTGAACCTCCCTCGAATAGCTTCTATTCCACAGTTCTTGTTCAACATACCAGAGGATTCTGATTAA
- the LOC112895161 gene encoding probable steroid-binding protein 3: MPFHSPEGHSRVAFTQTQLAAQSPARITPPVPTASFAASVAIAKSQQSTAPPTARSGNQPDPLSLRPTAPSGTMATELTAAQLRAYDGTDPSKPIYVSIRGKVYDVTSGRSFYGPGGAYAIFAGHEASRALGKMSKDEADVSGDLSGLTDKELGVLADWETKFQAKYPVVARLVDA, from the coding sequence ATGCCGTTTCACTCTCCCGAGGGGCACAGTCGCGTGGCATTCACGCAGACGCAGCTGGCTGCTCAGTCTCCTGCTCGCATCACACCGCCGGTGCCCACCGCTTCCTTCGCCGCTTCAGTTGCAATCGCCAAGTCGCAACAATCTACGGCACCACCTACCGCGCGCAGCGGCAACCAGCCCGATCCCCTTTCCCTTCGCCCCACCGCACCGAGCGGCACGATGGCGACGGAGCTGACGGCGGCGCAGCTGCGGGCGTACGACGGCACCGACCCATCCAAGCCGATCTACGTCTCCATCCGCGGCAAGGTCTATGACGTCACCTCCGGCCGCAGCTTCTACGGGCCCGGCGGCGCCTACGCCATCTTCGCCGGCCACGAGGCCAGCCGCGCCCTCGGCAAGATGTCCAAGGACGAGGCCGACGTCTCCGGCGACCTCTCCGGCCTCACCGATAAGGAGCTCGGCGTCCTCGCTGACTGGGAGACCAAGTTCCAGGCCAAGTACCCCGTCGTCGCCCGCCTCGTCGACGCCTGA
- the LOC112903165 gene encoding protein HEADING DATE REPRESSOR 1 encodes MKDPAPADPPRIFWKSRRSANGRSLQQEPDKDATEEVNEQAQGESMKIDDATDTIATAEDVQPDPKANLSEKRKALFEPLEPINGKRSAEMLLPPPDFEPASYPKGWLVGKKRKLVNVDVVESMRRIAIQEMNRKDREINGLNEQLEEDSRVLELLQKQLADERKKRTEIEKENSMLHEQVSMLMNMLDENEGFDEEGEAPPPDSFD; translated from the exons ATGAAGGACCCCGCTCCTGCTGATCCCCCCAGGATTTTCTGGAAGTCCAGGAGATCAG CCAATGGCCGGAGCTTGCAACAAGAACCTGACAAAGATGCTACTGAAGAAGTGAATGAGCAGGCTCAAGGGGAATCCATGAAGATTGACGATGCAACAGATACAATAGCTACAGCTGAGGATGTTCAACCAGACCCAAAAGCTAACTTATCTGAGAAGCGGAAGGCTCTCTTTGAGCCTCTTGAACCTATCAATGGCAAGCGCAGTGCTGAAATGCTGCTTCCACCACCTGACTTTGAGCCCGCATCATATCCCAAGGGGTGGTTGGTTGGCAAGAAGCGCAAGCTCGTCAATGTTGATGTTGTGGAGAGCATGAGGAGGATTGCAATCCAAGAAATGAACAGAAAG GACCGTGAAATCAATGGACTGAACGAGCAGCTAGAGGAAGACTCCCGCGTGCTCGAGCTTCTCCAGAAGCAGCTAGCGGATGAACGCAAGAAGCGGACAGAGATAGAGAAGGAGAACTCTATGCTTCATGAGCAGGTGTCCATGCTGATGAACATGCTTGACGAAAATGAGGGCTTCGATGAGGAAGGAGAAGCTCCACCTCCAGATTCCTTTGATTAA